One Limisphaera ngatamarikiensis genomic window, CACGAAGCGGACGGAGGACGGCACGGGCCTGGTGCTGTACGAATACCGGGCTTACAGTCCTACAGTTGGGCGGTGGCTCTGTAGAGATCCGATAGGCGAACATGGTGGATTAAACATGTATGGCTTCGTTGGAAACGATGCTGTTGATCAGTTCGATGTTCACGGCCTTGCAGTGAGGGCAAACCCGAGGTGCAAGGACCACTGCAGGACAGATCTTGACTGCTGTCGGTGTATGGTATTCTGCGAAGGCGAAGGAGGCTGTGAGGCAGCCGTCTACCACATCATGAAGAATCGCCAGAACACCAAATGGCCCGGCGACTTCGGTGGCGAGAAAGACTTCTGCGCTCAAGCCAAATCGACTAGGTTCGATTGTGGCCCGAAGGGTAAGGTGCTGATTGATGGGAAACCTGGTGGCGGGCGGGACCGCTATGATCAGTGCTGCACAAAAACGTTGCCACAAGGACGCTCTTTAGACAGCGCCGGGAGAATATGCGAGAACCCCGGCCAAGACCCGACCGGCGGTGCACAGTTCTTCTTCACAGTCGGACAAACGCCGAAGTGGATGGAATACAACGTCAGTATAGGGAACTGCTCAAAGGTAACAGTACCGGGCTGCAGGCTGGACATTTACAAGTGCAAAGAACAAACCAAGCCAGTGCCCCCGGGCTGGAAACCACCCAACCGCTAGCCTG contains:
- a CDS encoding RHS repeat domain-containing protein; amino-acid sequence: MALDRRDRLQGEVRSAVVVQTPELIIHDLDGNLVRDGRWVYSWDAENRLVRVMSWGSVDRRRVDWTYDAMGRRVRQVRYVWTNSTWQVVEDLKLVSDPELFGRHIAELNGTNGAVVRSYVWGLDVSETLDGAGGVGGLLWVRLSGGPAAGVHFVTYDGNGNVWNLVSASTGTETARYEYGPFGEALRLTGAAAGSNPFRFSTKRTEDGTGLVLYEYRAYSPTVGRWLCRDPIGEHGGLNMYGFVGNDAVDQFDVHGLAVRANPRCKDHCRTDLDCCRCMVFCEGEGGCEAAVYHIMKNRQNTKWPGDFGGEKDFCAQAKSTRFDCGPKGKVLIDGKPGGGRDRYDQCCTKTLPQGRSLDSAGRICENPGQDPTGGAQFFFTVGQTPKWMEYNVSIGNCSKVTVPGCRLDIYKCKEQTKPVPPGWKPPNR